One Oryza glaberrima chromosome 11, OglaRS2, whole genome shotgun sequence genomic region harbors:
- the LOC127754485 gene encoding uncharacterized protein LOC127754485 yields MATSRYYLNLDFDVSDTKPLPDYCFSEAWEVWEAHADQSDYEREQAVLRFYEEKEKEIKAAYSEALSEEDDEEKDGEICQLLGYEEEHGQVSAGMEDIPENHVKKGCTYASPEYLAELTQKILLEINVNEDLGNLSLLESWKVMRTRKLLKQVLCHEMKHARNEGGQVFEGELEHKKARMAESSQNKGEDEETLRPVGLTPDDI; encoded by the exons ATGGCCACATCCCGTTATTACCTTAATTTGGATTTTGATGTTTCCGATACGAAGCCTCTGCCCGACTACTGCTTTTCCGAGGCCTGGGAGGTGTGGGAAGCCCATGCTGATCAATCGGATTATGAAAGGGAACAGGCTGTTTTGAGG TTCTatgaagaaaaggagaaggagATAAAAGCTGCTTATTCTGAAGCCCTAAGTGAAGAGGATGATGAGGAGAAAGATGGAGAAATATGTCAG CTTCTGGGTTACGAAGAGGAACATGGACAAGTCTCTGCAGGGATGGAAGATATACCAGAAAACCATGTCAAAAAAGGCTGCACTTACGCGAGCCCAGAGTACCTGGCGGAGCTAACTCAGAAAATTCTATTGGAAATAAATGTAAATGAAGACCTTGGCAAT TTGTCTCTTCTGGAGTCATGGAAGGTGATGAGGACAAGAAAACTGTTAAAAC AGGTGCTATGTCATGAAATGAAGCATGCTCGTAATGAAGGAGGACAAGTATTTGAAGGTGAGCTGGAACACAAGAAGGCAAGAATGGCAGAAAGCTCACAGAACAAAGGAGAAGATGAAGAGACCCTTCGGCCA GTCGGTCTGACACCGGATGACATCTGA